The following coding sequences lie in one Sorghum bicolor cultivar BTx623 chromosome 6, Sorghum_bicolor_NCBIv3, whole genome shotgun sequence genomic window:
- the LOC8080353 gene encoding COX assembly mitochondrial protein 2 homolog, whose protein sequence is MHPPLTLHRHPMCAEVIEAFQKCHVNHPVKKFFGECTDLKIKLDQCFRQEKALKRKANFEESKKFKERLQAYKREMAEENREH, encoded by the exons ATGCATCCCCCACTAACCTTACACAGACATCCTATGTGTGCTGAG GTTATCGAAGCATTCCAGAAGTGCCATGTGAACCACCCGGTTAAGAAGTTCTTTGGCGAGTGCACAGATCTTAAGATCAAGCTAGACCAGTGCTTCCGGCAGGAG AAAGCTTTGAAGAGGAAGGCAAACTTTGAGGAGAGCAAGAAATTTAAAGAACGGTTACAGGCCTATAAACGGGAAATGGCTGAGGAAAACAGGGAACACTAA